In Fimbriimonadales bacterium, a genomic segment contains:
- a CDS encoding dihydrolipoamide acetyltransferase family protein encodes MIEVIMPKMGDAMEEGTLVEWKKKEGDKVESGEVIGMIQTDKAVVELNSPGSGKLAGILISEGETVPVGEPIAAILSEGESLPEDWGGKAKGKAEAFEKRNGETAAQETKEVEKIKAKEKVPVAERVPEKAEKPQQIEQVTKLPTKEKEPGRVLASPLARKLAAEAGIPLESIEGTGPGGRIVEQDVQEAIKKLKAAPAVAAAIPTVSELKEEKRKLTFLQKITAERTTLSKQQIPHYYVTVEVDLENLERLRDMLKEQEPDMRITINDFVIKACAMSLMKMPHINATYDGDYMHIHGEINIGVATAVPDGLTLPVLKNVERKSLREIALEVRDLVNRARENRLKPDELVGSTFAISNMGMFNVENFAAIINPPNGAIVAIATARRIPVVRETEEGEELEIRTRMKITGSFDHRIIDGAVGAEFMGVLREYLESPIRLIL; translated from the coding sequence ATGATCGAAGTTATCATGCCTAAGATGGGTGACGCGATGGAGGAAGGCACCCTTGTGGAATGGAAAAAGAAGGAGGGTGATAAGGTGGAATCCGGTGAAGTCATCGGAATGATTCAAACGGATAAAGCCGTGGTCGAATTGAATTCTCCTGGAAGTGGCAAACTTGCCGGGATTTTAATTTCGGAAGGAGAGACAGTTCCGGTTGGAGAGCCGATTGCTGCAATCCTATCAGAAGGTGAATCGCTTCCCGAAGATTGGGGGGGGAAAGCGAAAGGAAAAGCCGAAGCATTCGAAAAACGAAATGGAGAGACTGCTGCGCAAGAAACGAAGGAAGTAGAAAAAATAAAAGCCAAAGAGAAAGTACCGGTCGCAGAGAGAGTTCCTGAGAAAGCAGAAAAGCCACAACAAATAGAACAAGTAACCAAACTTCCGACGAAAGAAAAAGAGCCTGGTCGGGTGCTCGCAAGTCCTTTGGCGCGAAAACTCGCTGCGGAAGCGGGCATCCCTTTGGAAAGCATCGAGGGAACGGGACCGGGCGGGAGAATAGTCGAACAAGATGTTCAAGAGGCGATTAAAAAGTTAAAAGCAGCTCCTGCAGTAGCAGCAGCAATACCAACGGTTAGCGAATTAAAGGAAGAAAAACGAAAACTTACATTCCTGCAAAAAATCACAGCGGAAAGGACGACACTCTCCAAACAGCAAATTCCTCACTATTACGTAACTGTGGAAGTGGATTTAGAAAACCTCGAACGGTTGCGCGATATGCTGAAAGAGCAAGAGCCAGACATGCGCATTACGATTAATGATTTCGTAATCAAAGCGTGTGCTATGAGTCTCATGAAAATGCCTCATATCAATGCTACTTACGACGGGGATTACATGCACATTCACGGTGAAATCAATATCGGTGTGGCAACTGCTGTTCCAGACGGTTTGACTTTACCGGTGCTAAAAAATGTGGAACGGAAATCCTTGCGAGAAATAGCATTAGAAGTGCGCGATTTGGTAAACCGAGCGCGAGAGAATCGCTTAAAACCAGACGAATTAGTTGGAAGCACTTTCGCGATTAGCAATATGGGCATGTTCAATGTAGAGAATTTTGCAGCAATCATTAATCCTCCGAATGGAGCCATTGTTGCAATTGCAACCGCAAGGCGAATTCCCGTTGTCCGAGAAACTGAAGAAGGAGAAGAATTGGAAATACGCACTCGTATGAAAATCACAGGCTCTTTCGATCACCGTATTATTGACGGGGCTGTCGGAGCGGAATTTATGGGGGTTTTGCGGGAATATCTGGAATCTCCAATTCGTCTAATATTATAG
- a CDS encoding cytochrome b N-terminal domain-containing protein, with protein MNRDEDKWLGFLAFVFWSLIGLEFFTGILLAFSYNLHQPYESVSALRKSLFGAFLGNFHYWTSALLIVTGLLNIFYLLWNGAFTWERRWIWWGALGGFVLCLASQMSGNLLPFSQHDVRTAYVEASIASSTPKIGDNLFYFILGGERVTTETLSRWYFLHRFLLPILFVLLAIPVLRTIWKIASPRTRMSALTLSLLLTILIAIIFDTPLGPPATEGDTTGSTGPMWYVLPMHSLLNVFSQFRSDLGWVGALLIPLILSIIAFALPFLFRNPSGGNGSFGRFGFVVGGIFLFLFGISYGNVVVPPFEEPSFEDKHDASKFVNIPINKALAERGSEIFRNSACLSCHRVGSLGKSRVGPDLNGVGRKHPDPRWLMDFLKDPKSKGVTRMPSFGHLPEEDRIALVEYLRSLK; from the coding sequence ATGAACAGAGACGAAGACAAGTGGCTCGGTTTTCTCGCCTTCGTCTTTTGGAGCCTCATCGGACTGGAATTTTTCACCGGCATATTGCTTGCTTTCTCATACAATCTTCATCAACCATACGAATCAGTAAGTGCCCTTCGTAAGTCGTTATTCGGGGCATTTCTTGGCAATTTTCATTATTGGACTAGCGCTCTTCTTATCGTTACCGGGCTTTTGAACATATTCTATTTGCTTTGGAACGGTGCATTCACTTGGGAACGTCGCTGGATATGGTGGGGAGCTTTGGGGGGGTTCGTTCTTTGCTTAGCCTCGCAAATGAGCGGAAACCTTCTTCCCTTCTCGCAACACGATGTCCGCACCGCTTATGTCGAGGCGAGCATTGCTTCTAGCACCCCTAAAATCGGAGATAACTTGTTTTATTTCATCTTAGGGGGGGAAAGAGTAACCACCGAAACGCTTTCCCGATGGTATTTTCTGCATCGCTTTCTATTGCCGATTTTATTCGTGCTTCTCGCGATACCCGTTCTTCGTACGATTTGGAAAATCGCTTCTCCTCGCACGAGAATGAGCGCTTTGACTTTGTCATTGCTCTTAACAATTCTTATTGCAATTATTTTCGATACTCCTTTAGGACCCCCTGCAACGGAAGGCGACACGACCGGAAGCACAGGACCGATGTGGTACGTGCTTCCCATGCATAGTTTGCTCAATGTTTTCAGTCAATTCCGTTCGGATTTAGGATGGGTCGGCGCATTGCTAATACCACTCATTCTTTCGATTATCGCATTCGCTTTGCCATTCCTTTTTCGGAATCCTTCAGGCGGTAATGGAAGTTTCGGACGTTTCGGGTTCGTCGTGGGGGGGATATTTTTATTTTTATTCGGTATTTCCTATGGTAATGTCGTTGTTCCCCCGTTCGAAGAGCCGTCTTTCGAAGACAAACACGACGCAAGTAAATTCGTGAACATCCCCATCAATAAAGCACTCGCCGAACGTGGAAGCGAAATCTTCCGCAATTCTGCTTGCTTGAGTTGCCATCGCGTGGGCAGTTTAGGCAAATCGCGAGTAGGACCGGATTTAAACGGTGTAGGCAGAAAGCATCCAGACCCGAGATGGCTCATGGATTTCTTGAAAGACCCGAAAAGCAAAGGAGTAACCCGTATGCCGTCGTTCGGTCACTTGCCGGAAGAAGACAGAATCGCCTTAGTCGAATATTTGCGCTCTTTAAAATAA
- a CDS encoding DNA polymerase III subunit alpha, producing MAFVHLHNHSEYSLLDGAQRIPSMVARAKEFGMPALAISDHGVMYGVLSFYLECKRQGIKPILGMEAYVSPQGRHKKTGKEDASSFHLLLLAKNEKGYVNLCKLATIASLEGYYYKPRIDHEILREYSEGLIGTTTCLGSEVCQSLLNGDYQSAKRTAELYKDIFGEENYYVELQDHGLKEQLAIREGLLKIASELNLPLVCTNDSHYLDKGDADAHDVLLCIQTNSRVTDSDRLRFETKEFYLKSPQEMKERFTEFPQAIENTLAIAERCNVQLEYDRVELPDVGIPEGVEPDVYLRQLCEESLSKAYPKEEPEVKQRLEYELDIIKKTGFAKYFLLVRDFAQYARRNGIYYGVRGSAAGSLVSYLLEVTNVDPLQYGLTFERFLNPERVQMPDIDMDFEDARRDEILQYVRERFGEDHVAQIITFGTLGAKAAMRDAGRALGMSLAEVDRLCKMIGGQGPYTTTIEKALELFPEFRQAYENDLNARRLIDTARTIEGVSRHAGVHAAGVVISKEPLIERMPLARGSDGQVVTQYPMDVLESLGLLKMDLLGLSNLTVLSRTIDNIKKMGKGEIDINSIPLDDKETYEMLGRGETVGVFQLEGEGMRRYVMQLKPESIKELTAMVALYRPGPMEHIPAYIEGKFKKRKPKYLDPRMEPILRETYGVITYQDQVLQLVQTLAGFSLGKADILRRAMGKKDRKLLASMKVEFMMGCAQNGVSGENAQKIWELLEPFAGYAFNKAHAVCYALLAYQTAYLKAHYPVEFMTALLSVYREKEERVVGLVEECRRMKIEVLPPDISKSGIDFVLEDGKIRFGLGAIKGIGEAAVEGILKAREEGPFTHLYDFALRIKKYGGLNRSSLQALIRAGALDSIDPNRNKLLGVVDTALAWAERVSQEKEIGQSELFEGGEGTPSYPILPEVPPPTREQLFAMEREVLGAYIHAHPLHDVTDEVNKAATHSTKQLWELSDGTEVTLAGVIANVRETRTKTKKELMATIVLEDLSGQVVVTVFPQLYEQNKHLLRKDKLAVIRGQVRHRDLPGGSGKGIEVIMKEVRPLRSNSESNSSNGNTSNSPGTVRVRLLNARKSELKKIFEIAKQNPGDFELCIEVLDPSFQPAKGEPPKVLTSVLLPLRVGDGKWLRDLRLSVAKGYVFLERRNGIF from the coding sequence ATGGCATTCGTACATCTTCATAACCACTCCGAATATAGCCTGCTCGATGGCGCTCAGCGCATCCCGAGCATGGTTGCGCGCGCCAAAGAGTTCGGAATGCCTGCTCTGGCAATCAGCGACCACGGGGTGATGTACGGAGTGCTCTCTTTTTACCTCGAATGCAAAAGACAGGGAATCAAGCCTATTTTGGGGATGGAGGCATATGTGTCTCCTCAAGGCAGGCATAAAAAAACGGGAAAAGAAGACGCCTCTTCCTTCCATTTGTTGTTGTTAGCAAAAAACGAAAAAGGATATGTAAACCTTTGCAAATTGGCAACGATTGCTTCCCTCGAAGGTTATTACTACAAACCTCGTATTGACCATGAAATTTTGCGCGAATATTCCGAAGGGCTAATCGGCACTACGACATGTTTGGGAAGCGAAGTATGTCAGTCTTTGCTCAACGGTGATTATCAATCCGCGAAACGCACGGCGGAGTTATACAAAGATATCTTCGGAGAAGAAAATTATTACGTCGAACTCCAAGACCATGGATTGAAAGAGCAACTTGCTATTCGAGAAGGGCTTTTGAAAATTGCCTCCGAATTGAATCTTCCTTTAGTTTGCACGAACGATTCGCACTATCTCGATAAAGGCGATGCGGATGCTCATGACGTGCTTCTTTGCATACAAACCAACTCGCGTGTAACGGATTCCGACCGTTTGCGCTTCGAGACGAAAGAGTTTTATTTGAAATCTCCTCAAGAGATGAAGGAACGTTTTACAGAGTTTCCGCAAGCCATCGAAAATACACTCGCCATTGCAGAGCGATGCAATGTTCAACTCGAATACGACCGCGTTGAACTTCCTGATGTTGGAATTCCTGAAGGTGTCGAACCTGACGTCTATTTGAGGCAACTTTGTGAAGAATCTCTTTCGAAAGCATATCCTAAGGAAGAACCAGAAGTAAAACAACGGTTGGAATACGAATTAGACATTATCAAAAAAACAGGCTTCGCGAAATATTTCCTTCTCGTACGTGATTTCGCGCAATATGCAAGAAGAAACGGCATCTATTATGGCGTTCGTGGCTCTGCCGCCGGGTCATTGGTTTCTTATCTTCTCGAAGTTACGAACGTAGACCCATTGCAATATGGTTTGACTTTCGAAAGGTTTTTGAATCCAGAAAGAGTCCAGATGCCGGATATCGATATGGACTTCGAGGATGCGCGTCGAGATGAAATCTTGCAATACGTCCGTGAGCGTTTCGGCGAAGACCACGTTGCGCAAATTATCACTTTCGGAACTTTAGGTGCGAAAGCAGCAATGCGCGATGCAGGAAGAGCATTAGGAATGTCCCTTGCCGAGGTGGACCGCCTTTGCAAAATGATTGGTGGTCAAGGTCCGTATACCACGACAATCGAAAAAGCATTAGAACTTTTTCCGGAATTTCGACAAGCATACGAAAACGACTTGAATGCTCGCAGGTTGATAGACACTGCACGCACTATCGAAGGAGTTAGTCGTCATGCTGGTGTTCATGCAGCAGGCGTTGTGATTAGCAAAGAACCTCTCATCGAACGTATGCCCTTAGCGAGAGGGAGCGATGGACAAGTCGTAACCCAATATCCGATGGACGTTCTGGAATCTCTCGGTCTTCTGAAAATGGACCTTTTAGGATTGAGCAACCTCACCGTTCTTTCTCGCACTATCGATAATATCAAAAAAATGGGCAAGGGCGAAATCGATATCAATTCCATCCCATTAGACGATAAAGAAACGTACGAGATGTTAGGAAGGGGGGAAACAGTCGGTGTGTTTCAACTCGAAGGGGAAGGGATGAGAAGATACGTGATGCAACTCAAGCCGGAAAGTATCAAAGAACTCACAGCGATGGTTGCATTGTATCGCCCAGGTCCCATGGAGCACATTCCCGCCTACATCGAAGGAAAGTTCAAAAAACGAAAACCGAAATACCTCGATCCCCGGATGGAACCCATACTGCGGGAAACTTACGGAGTCATCACCTATCAAGACCAAGTATTGCAATTAGTGCAAACACTCGCAGGATTTTCGTTGGGAAAGGCGGACATCTTGCGGCGCGCGATGGGGAAAAAAGACCGCAAATTGCTCGCTTCGATGAAAGTGGAATTTATGATGGGATGCGCACAAAACGGTGTATCCGGAGAAAATGCACAAAAAATCTGGGAGTTGTTAGAACCATTCGCAGGTTATGCTTTCAACAAAGCGCATGCGGTTTGTTACGCATTGCTTGCCTATCAAACGGCATATCTCAAAGCGCATTACCCTGTCGAATTCATGACAGCGCTTCTGAGTGTGTATCGCGAGAAGGAAGAGCGTGTAGTCGGGTTGGTAGAAGAATGTCGTAGAATGAAAATCGAAGTCCTCCCCCCCGACATTAGTAAATCAGGAATCGATTTCGTATTAGAAGACGGCAAAATTCGCTTCGGATTAGGCGCAATCAAAGGCATCGGTGAAGCGGCAGTAGAAGGAATTCTTAAAGCACGGGAGGAGGGTCCTTTTACTCATCTTTATGATTTCGCTTTGCGTATTAAAAAATACGGGGGGTTGAATCGAAGTTCGCTCCAAGCGCTTATTCGAGCAGGAGCGCTCGATTCCATAGATCCCAACCGAAACAAATTGCTTGGAGTAGTAGACACCGCGTTGGCTTGGGCTGAACGCGTATCGCAGGAAAAAGAAATAGGGCAATCCGAACTTTTCGAAGGGGGTGAGGGAACCCCTTCTTATCCGATTCTTCCCGAAGTTCCCCCCCCAACCCGCGAGCAACTCTTCGCTATGGAACGCGAGGTTTTAGGTGCGTACATTCATGCGCATCCTCTGCACGACGTTACAGACGAGGTGAATAAAGCGGCTACGCATAGCACGAAACAATTATGGGAACTCAGCGACGGAACAGAAGTAACTCTCGCTGGTGTCATTGCCAACGTCCGTGAGACTCGCACGAAAACGAAAAAAGAACTCATGGCGACGATCGTTCTCGAAGACCTCAGTGGGCAAGTTGTCGTTACCGTGTTTCCGCAATTGTATGAGCAAAATAAGCATCTTCTTCGAAAGGACAAACTTGCAGTCATAAGAGGTCAGGTAAGGCATCGAGACCTGCCGGGCGGTTCCGGTAAAGGAATCGAAGTCATCATGAAAGAAGTGCGACCTTTGCGTTCGAATAGCGAATCGAATTCGAGTAACGGAAATACTTCAAATTCACCGGGAACCGTGAGAGTGAGGCTTCTAAATGCTCGAAAAAGCGAATTGAAAAAAATCTTCGAAATCGCAAAACAAAATCCGGGCGATTTTGAACTTTGTATCGAAGTACTCGACCCGTCATTCCAACCCGCAAAAGGTGAGCCTCCTAAAGTACTGACAAGCGTTTTGCTCCCTCTTCGTGTTGGAGATGGCAAGTGGCTTCGAGATTTGAGGCTAAGTGTCGCTAAAGGTTATGTCTTTTTAGAAAGACGCAACGGAATTTTCTGA
- a CDS encoding DUF5658 family protein: MHEETNAVVELQVEEPTVNKNWWRGRVRLSTLCLVTVILFDLVTTLFLLNQGFGEANPIFANLAKKGEWALVSGKLMFTIIPLLILEWARTKRPFTAEIGTWTAFIAYTWLYVLNLLRYY; encoded by the coding sequence ATGCACGAGGAAACAAATGCTGTCGTAGAACTCCAAGTCGAGGAGCCGACCGTGAACAAGAATTGGTGGCGCGGCAGAGTGCGGTTGAGCACCCTATGTTTGGTAACGGTAATTCTTTTCGACTTAGTTACGACTTTGTTTCTTCTCAACCAGGGCTTCGGGGAGGCAAACCCCATATTCGCGAATTTGGCTAAAAAAGGAGAGTGGGCACTCGTGAGCGGGAAACTCATGTTTACGATTATCCCGCTGTTGATATTGGAATGGGCAAGGACAAAACGACCCTTTACAGCGGAAATCGGCACATGGACTGCGTTTATCGCATATACATGGCTTTATGTTTTGAATTTATTGCGTTATTATTGA